A single region of the Mannheimia bovis genome encodes:
- a CDS encoding nicotinate phosphoribosyltransferase has product MNSILDKKIKSTAIPSLLCDFYKTSHRIQYPEGSQFLYSTFTPRSNAKAPFLHRVVSFGFQAFIVKYLIHYFNDNFFSRSEFEVVTEYTKFIADTLQIEDSGEHIAHLHQLGYLPIRIKAIPEGKSVAIKVPMMTIENTHPDFFWLTNYLETLINVSLWQPITSASIAFAYRKTLMQFSEQTCDDNSHLPFQSHDFSMRGMSSLESAESSGAGHLTSFLGTDTIPAISFVEAYYGSKNLIGTSIPASEHSVMSSHGVDELPTFRYLMSKYPRNMLSIVADTTDFWHNITVNLPLLKAEILARPESAKIVIRPDSGDFFAIICGDVTAETQHERKGLIECLWDIFGGTINNKGYKVLNPHIGAIYGDGVTYEKMVKILAGLEAKGFASSNIVFGVGAQTYQRNTRDTLGFAIKATSITINDVEKAIFKAPKTDDGLKKSQKGRVKVITLDSYVDGLTTLDDFSNDLLEVVFEDGKLVKETNFDEIRQNISDQF; this is encoded by the coding sequence ATGAACAGCATATTGGATAAAAAAATCAAATCTACCGCAATCCCGTCATTATTATGTGATTTTTATAAAACTTCCCATAGAATACAATATCCAGAAGGTTCTCAATTTTTATACAGTACCTTCACACCTCGTAGTAATGCAAAAGCACCTTTTCTTCATCGTGTTGTTTCATTTGGTTTCCAAGCCTTTATCGTGAAATATCTAATCCATTATTTTAATGATAACTTTTTCTCTCGTTCAGAGTTCGAAGTTGTTACTGAATATACAAAATTTATTGCAGATACATTACAAATTGAAGATTCTGGCGAACATATTGCACACTTACATCAATTGGGCTATTTACCGATTAGAATTAAAGCTATTCCTGAAGGTAAATCAGTTGCAATCAAAGTGCCGATGATGACTATCGAAAACACACATCCTGATTTCTTTTGGCTCACCAATTATTTGGAAACATTGATTAATGTTTCTCTCTGGCAGCCGATAACATCGGCATCTATTGCTTTTGCTTATCGTAAAACATTAATGCAATTTTCTGAGCAAACTTGCGATGATAATAGTCATCTCCCCTTCCAATCTCACGATTTTTCAATGCGTGGAATGAGTTCGTTAGAATCAGCTGAAAGCTCAGGAGCCGGGCATTTAACCTCATTTTTAGGCACAGATACTATTCCTGCCATTTCATTTGTGGAAGCCTATTATGGTTCGAAAAATCTCATCGGTACATCTATTCCAGCCTCAGAACATTCTGTAATGAGTTCGCACGGGGTTGATGAATTACCAACATTCCGCTATTTAATGAGTAAATATCCGCGTAATATGCTCTCTATTGTGGCAGATACCACCGATTTTTGGCATAACATCACGGTAAATTTACCATTGCTCAAAGCAGAAATTCTCGCTCGCCCGGAATCGGCAAAAATTGTTATTCGTCCTGATAGTGGTGATTTCTTTGCCATTATTTGTGGCGATGTTACAGCTGAAACCCAACACGAACGTAAAGGATTAATTGAGTGTTTATGGGATATTTTCGGAGGAACAATCAATAACAAAGGCTATAAAGTGCTTAATCCGCATATTGGAGCTATTTATGGCGATGGTGTAACCTATGAAAAAATGGTTAAAATTTTAGCAGGGTTAGAAGCTAAAGGTTTCGCTTCCAGTAATATTGTGTTTGGTGTAGGGGCTCAAACCTATCAACGCAATACAAGAGATACCCTTGGTTTTGCGATTAAAGCCACTTCAATCACAATTAACGACGTTGAAAAAGCCATTTTCAAAGCCCCGAAAACCGATGATGGCTTGAAAAAATCGCAAAAAGGTCGAGTGAAAGTGATTACTTTAGATAGCTATGTTGATGGCTTGACTACCCTTGATGATTTTTCTAATGATCTGCTAGAGGTGGTTTTTGAAGACGGTAAATTGGTTAAAGAAACAAATTTTGATGAGATTCGTCAAAATATTTCTGATCAGTTTTAG
- the cpdB gene encoding 2',3'-cyclic-nucleotide 2'-phosphodiesterase, with amino-acid sequence MLNRRKFIQLGASAMLILGTQPSAFAKNAQNKAALRVIATTDIHSFLTDFDYYKDAPTDKFGFTRAATLIKQAREEVKNSVLVDNGDLIQGNPIADYQSTKGSKEGRAEPSIMALNAMQYDAGTLGNHEFNYGLAYLDDAIKQAKFPIVNANIVKPGTDEPFFKPYDIQEKKVIDENGKEQTIKIGYIGFVPPQVMVWDKANLEGKVEARDIVKTAQKYVPLIKEAGADVIIALAHTGPSDEPYQEGAENSAFYLADVKGIDAVIFGHSHRLFPNKEFAQSPNADIEKGTMKNVPQSMAGYWANNISVIDLSLAQHNGKWGVVDGRAELRPIYDAEAKKAKVENHPEIAALLKETHEETRKFVAQPIGKATDNMYSYLALVQDDPTIQIVNQAQKAYVENVVKGLPELAGIPILSAGAPFKAGGRKNDPTGYTEVDKGELTFRNAADLYLYPNTLVVVKASGAELKEWLECSAGMFKQIDTMSDKPQSLLDWTGFRTYNFDVIDGVNYQFDLTQPARYDGECKLINENSHRVVNLTFEGKPVEPNQEFLIVTNNYRAYGGKFPGTGDKHIVFAAPDENRQVLANYISSESKAHGQVSPKADNNWRIAPINSTVKMDIRFETSPTEKAKAFIKDNAQYPMEYIENDETGFAVYRIDLTK; translated from the coding sequence ATGCTAAATAGAAGAAAATTTATTCAACTCGGTGCAAGTGCAATGCTTATTTTAGGTACTCAACCGTCGGCTTTTGCCAAAAATGCTCAAAATAAAGCTGCATTGCGTGTAATTGCTACAACCGATATTCACAGTTTCTTAACCGATTTTGACTATTATAAAGATGCCCCAACCGATAAATTTGGTTTCACTCGTGCTGCAACTTTAATTAAGCAAGCCAGAGAAGAAGTGAAAAATAGTGTACTGGTGGATAATGGCGATTTAATTCAAGGCAATCCGATTGCAGACTACCAATCCACCAAAGGTTCAAAAGAGGGCAGAGCAGAGCCTTCAATTATGGCATTAAATGCGATGCAATATGATGCCGGCACGCTTGGTAATCACGAATTTAACTATGGTCTAGCCTATTTAGATGATGCTATCAAACAAGCTAAATTCCCAATTGTGAATGCCAATATTGTTAAACCCGGCACAGACGAGCCATTTTTCAAACCGTATGACATTCAGGAGAAAAAAGTTATTGATGAAAATGGCAAAGAACAAACCATCAAAATCGGCTATATCGGTTTTGTACCACCACAAGTAATGGTCTGGGATAAAGCAAATCTTGAAGGCAAGGTTGAAGCACGAGATATAGTTAAAACTGCACAAAAATATGTTCCGCTGATAAAAGAAGCAGGTGCAGATGTGATTATTGCTCTAGCTCACACAGGTCCATCTGATGAACCTTATCAAGAAGGTGCGGAAAACTCAGCTTTTTATCTTGCTGATGTAAAAGGTATTGATGCAGTAATTTTCGGGCATTCACACCGTTTATTCCCAAATAAAGAATTTGCACAATCACCAAATGCAGATATTGAAAAAGGCACAATGAAAAATGTTCCTCAAAGTATGGCAGGTTATTGGGCAAATAATATCAGTGTAATTGATTTAAGTTTAGCTCAACATAATGGCAAATGGGGCGTGGTGGACGGCAGAGCAGAGCTACGTCCAATTTATGATGCCGAAGCGAAAAAAGCAAAAGTTGAAAACCACCCGGAAATTGCGGCATTATTAAAAGAAACACACGAAGAAACGCGTAAATTTGTGGCTCAACCGATTGGTAAAGCAACAGATAATATGTACAGCTATCTTGCGTTAGTTCAAGATGACCCAACCATTCAAATTGTAAACCAAGCACAAAAAGCCTATGTGGAAAACGTAGTTAAAGGCTTGCCCGAACTTGCCGGCATTCCTATTTTAAGTGCAGGAGCACCATTTAAAGCGGGTGGTCGTAAAAATGATCCTACAGGCTATACTGAAGTAGACAAAGGAGAATTAACGTTCCGCAATGCGGCAGATTTATACCTGTATCCAAATACGTTAGTCGTGGTTAAAGCAAGCGGTGCAGAATTAAAAGAGTGGTTAGAATGCAGTGCAGGTATGTTCAAACAAATTGATACAATGAGCGATAAACCACAATCTTTACTTGATTGGACAGGCTTCCGCACCTACAATTTTGATGTAATTGATGGCGTAAATTATCAATTTGATTTAACCCAACCTGCTCGTTATGACGGTGAATGCAAGTTAATCAACGAAAATTCACACCGTGTAGTAAATCTTACTTTTGAAGGCAAACCTGTTGAACCAAATCAAGAGTTTTTGATTGTAACTAACAACTACCGAGCTTATGGCGGTAAGTTTCCAGGTACAGGCGATAAACATATTGTGTTTGCTGCCCCTGATGAAAATCGCCAAGTGTTAGCAAATTATATTAGCTCAGAAAGTAAAGCCCACGGACAAGTCAGTCCAAAAGCAGATAACAACTGGAGAATTGCACCAATCAATTCAACAGTAAAAATGGATATTCGTTTTGAAACGTCTCCAACGGAAAAAGCAAAAGCCTTTATTAAAGACAATGCACAATATCCGATGGAATATATTGAAAACGATGAAACAGGCTTTGCGGTGTATCGTATTGATTTAACTAAGTAA
- a CDS encoding acetate kinase, with the protein MSKNLILILNCGSSSLKFAILDPKTGDEKLSGLAEAFHLEDARIKWKLNGEKGNADLGAGAAHSEALTFIAEKLLSDELKASIGAIGHRIVHGGEKFTSSVVITDEVIKGIEEAVQFAPLHNPAHLIGIKEAFNIFPELKDKNVAVFDTAFHQTMPEHAFLYALPYKFYKEHGIRRYGFHGTSHFYLTSQVAELVGKSVEQTNTIICHLGNGGSVSAVRNGKCIDTSMGLTPLEGLVMGTRSGDLDPAIISFLYNNLGMSMDEIDTTLVKKSGLLGLTEVTSDCRYSEDNYNDESKPEAKRALDVYSYRLAKYIGSYMAILGADHLDAIAFTGGIGENSGLVRELTLNHLKLFGIKLDNERNLAARFGKDGVITTDDSAFKAVVIPTNEELVIAQDTAKLAL; encoded by the coding sequence ATGTCTAAAAACTTAATCCTAATCCTTAACTGTGGCAGTTCATCTCTTAAATTTGCTATTTTAGATCCTAAAACCGGTGATGAAAAATTATCCGGTCTTGCGGAAGCTTTTCATTTAGAAGATGCACGTATCAAATGGAAGTTAAACGGAGAAAAGGGTAATGCTGATTTAGGTGCTGGTGCCGCACATAGCGAAGCACTTACATTTATTGCTGAAAAATTATTGTCTGATGAATTAAAAGCAAGTATTGGTGCAATTGGTCATCGTATCGTTCACGGTGGCGAGAAATTTACATCTTCTGTTGTAATTACAGATGAAGTGATTAAAGGTATTGAAGAAGCCGTGCAGTTTGCTCCGTTGCACAACCCTGCTCATTTAATCGGCATCAAAGAAGCTTTCAATATTTTCCCGGAATTAAAAGATAAAAACGTAGCTGTTTTTGATACAGCATTCCACCAAACGATGCCTGAACACGCATTCTTATATGCTCTTCCATATAAGTTTTATAAAGAACATGGTATTCGTCGTTACGGCTTTCACGGTACAAGTCATTTCTACCTTACCTCACAAGTGGCTGAACTCGTGGGTAAATCAGTTGAACAAACCAATACAATTATCTGCCATTTAGGTAATGGTGGCTCAGTTTCTGCTGTGCGTAACGGTAAATGTATTGATACATCAATGGGTTTAACTCCGTTAGAAGGTTTAGTAATGGGTACTCGATCAGGTGATCTTGACCCGGCTATTATCTCTTTCTTATACAATAACTTAGGTATGTCAATGGATGAAATTGACACTACTCTAGTGAAAAAATCAGGTCTTTTAGGTTTAACCGAAGTAACCAGCGACTGCCGTTACTCTGAAGATAACTATAATGATGAATCTAAACCTGAAGCAAAACGTGCTTTAGATGTTTATAGCTACCGTTTAGCGAAATACATCGGTTCATATATGGCAATTTTAGGTGCAGATCACTTAGATGCTATCGCATTCACAGGTGGTATTGGCGAAAACTCAGGCTTAGTACGTGAATTAACGTTAAATCACTTAAAATTATTTGGTATTAAGTTAGATAATGAACGTAACCTAGCGGCTCGCTTTGGTAAAGATGGTGTAATTACAACTGATGACTCAGCATTTAAAGCTGTAGTAATCCCAACTAACGAAGAGTTAGTAATTGCACAAGATACCGCTAAATTAGCACTATAA
- the pta gene encoding phosphate acetyltransferase translates to MSRTIILIPISTGVGLTSVSLGLVHALEQKGSKVGFLKPIAQPISGEDTLDRSTTIIRADQTTEVGEPFMLSEAEALIGQNQTDVLLEKVVERHQKLSKNNEIIIIEGLIPTRKNSYANSINYEIAQSLDAEIILVAAPASDTPAQLKERIEAAASQFGGRHNPNLLGVIINKFNAPVDDSGRTRPDLTEIFDSFQHSNNNVAEVEHLFAKSPIKLLGCIGWKAELIATRSIDVAKHLGAAIINEGELKTRRIRGVTFCARSLPHMVDHFKAGSLLVTSADRPEVLVAASLAVMNGVKIGAILLTGGYKIDSTIGKLCQQAFETGVPVFRIEGNTWQTALSLQSFSLEVPVDDKERIAAIKEYMASQFNTGFIDEVSKAATRARRLSPAAFRYQLTEYARQAKKRIVLPEGDEPRTVKAAALCAERGIAECVLLAPPTEVERVAEAQGVVLGKGITIIDPATIRENYVDRLVELRKAKGMTEVVAREQLLDNVVLGTMMLEAGEVDGLVSGAVNTTANTIRPPMQIIKTAPGSSIVSSIFFMLLPDQVLVYGDCAVNPDPTAEQLAEIAIQSAESAKAFGIEPRVAMISYSTGTSGSGADVEKVKEATRIAQEKRPDLVIDGPLQYDAAIMEDVARSKAPNSPVAGKATVFVFPDLNTGNTTYKAVQRSADLVSIGPMLQGMRKPVNDLSRGALVDDIVYTIALTAIQATQ, encoded by the coding sequence ATGTCTAGAACAATTATTCTTATTCCTATTTCAACAGGTGTAGGCTTAACCAGTGTAAGTTTGGGTTTAGTTCACGCACTAGAGCAGAAAGGCTCAAAAGTTGGATTTTTAAAACCGATTGCTCAACCTATTAGTGGCGAAGATACCTTAGATCGTTCAACTACAATTATTCGAGCGGACCAAACTACTGAAGTTGGTGAGCCATTTATGCTAAGTGAAGCAGAAGCATTGATTGGTCAGAACCAAACGGATGTGTTATTGGAAAAAGTGGTAGAACGCCATCAAAAATTGTCTAAAAATAATGAAATTATCATTATTGAAGGTTTAATTCCAACCCGTAAAAATTCTTATGCAAACAGCATTAACTATGAGATTGCACAATCGCTTGATGCTGAAATTATCTTAGTTGCAGCTCCGGCTTCAGATACTCCGGCTCAATTAAAAGAACGTATTGAAGCTGCTGCCTCACAGTTTGGTGGTCGCCATAATCCGAATTTATTAGGTGTTATTATTAATAAATTCAATGCTCCTGTAGATGATTCCGGTAGAACACGTCCAGATTTAACGGAAATCTTCGATTCATTCCAACACTCTAATAATAATGTGGCTGAAGTAGAACATCTTTTCGCAAAAAGCCCTATTAAATTATTAGGTTGTATTGGTTGGAAAGCAGAGCTGATTGCCACTCGTTCAATTGATGTAGCAAAACATTTAGGGGCAGCTATTATTAATGAAGGTGAACTTAAAACCCGCCGTATTCGTGGTGTAACCTTCTGTGCTCGTAGCTTGCCGCATATGGTTGATCACTTTAAAGCAGGTAGTTTATTAGTAACTTCGGCTGATCGCCCGGAAGTCTTAGTTGCGGCTTCACTTGCAGTGATGAATGGTGTGAAAATTGGTGCAATTCTATTAACCGGTGGTTACAAAATTGATAGCACTATTGGAAAATTATGCCAACAAGCCTTTGAAACGGGCGTTCCTGTATTCCGTATTGAAGGAAATACTTGGCAAACTGCATTGAGCTTACAAAGTTTCAGCTTAGAAGTGCCTGTAGATGATAAAGAACGTATTGCTGCAATCAAAGAGTATATGGCAAGCCAATTCAATACAGGTTTTATTGATGAAGTTTCTAAAGCAGCTACTCGAGCCCGCCGTTTATCGCCAGCAGCATTCCGTTATCAATTAACAGAATATGCCCGCCAAGCAAAAAAACGCATTGTATTACCGGAAGGTGATGAGCCTCGTACAGTAAAAGCTGCTGCATTATGTGCTGAGCGTGGTATTGCAGAATGCGTACTACTCGCACCACCTACAGAAGTAGAGCGTGTTGCTGAAGCTCAAGGCGTAGTATTAGGCAAAGGTATTACTATTATCGACCCTGCAACTATTCGTGAAAACTATGTTGATCGTTTAGTTGAATTACGTAAAGCAAAAGGTATGACGGAAGTTGTTGCTCGTGAGCAATTATTAGACAACGTTGTATTAGGTACAATGATGCTTGAAGCCGGTGAAGTTGATGGTTTAGTATCGGGTGCTGTGAATACAACCGCCAATACTATTCGTCCACCAATGCAGATTATTAAGACTGCACCGGGCAGTTCGATCGTTTCTTCAATCTTCTTTATGCTATTACCTGATCAAGTATTGGTATATGGCGACTGTGCGGTAAACCCAGATCCAACCGCTGAACAATTAGCTGAAATCGCAATCCAATCTGCAGAATCAGCAAAAGCATTTGGTATTGAGCCTCGTGTTGCAATGATCTCTTACTCAACAGGTACTTCAGGTTCAGGAGCAGATGTTGAGAAAGTAAAAGAAGCGACTCGTATTGCTCAAGAAAAACGTCCGGATTTAGTGATTGATGGTCCATTACAATATGATGCGGCGATTATGGAAGATGTTGCTCGTTCTAAAGCTCCGAACTCACCGGTTGCAGGTAAAGCCACAGTATTTGTGTTCCCGGACTTAAATACTGGTAATACCACTTATAAAGCAGTACAACGTTCTGCGGATTTAGTTTCTATCGGTC